Proteins co-encoded in one Flavivirga eckloniae genomic window:
- a CDS encoding carboxypeptidase-like regulatory domain-containing protein → MKYVIFILLPFSMLSQNITGKVYDSETTVKGMKVFNLSNQNGTYTDNEGNFTIKATIGDTLSFHSIFHDKKIIKLTKFHFNDIIVIELSKTVNKLNEVLIQSDTKQKAFNQAKTEATINEQISNDIKSNPHLYGSSSKYGLDIVRVIGLIGKLLKKKNKKNSNVIPISHKSLDSLFSNSSFFNNELLSENLDIPKNYKNLFFDYCETKNLNEELLKNKNEMILLDSLITYSRSFLEIIEASKKK, encoded by the coding sequence TTGAAGTACGTTATTTTTATTCTTTTACCTTTTTCAATGCTTTCTCAAAACATCACAGGAAAAGTATACGATAGTGAAACAACAGTTAAAGGGATGAAAGTTTTCAACCTTAGCAACCAAAATGGAACATATACAGATAACGAAGGAAACTTTACAATAAAAGCAACCATAGGAGATACACTTTCATTTCATTCTATATTCCACGATAAAAAAATTATAAAACTTACTAAGTTTCATTTTAATGATATAATAGTTATAGAACTAAGTAAAACCGTAAATAAACTTAATGAAGTACTAATACAAAGTGATACAAAACAAAAGGCTTTTAATCAAGCTAAAACAGAAGCCACTATAAACGAACAAATCTCTAACGATATAAAATCAAATCCTCACCTATATGGTTCTTCTTCTAAATATGGACTTGACATTGTTAGAGTCATTGGTTTAATAGGTAAGCTTCTCAAAAAGAAAAACAAAAAGAATAGTAATGTAATCCCTATATCTCATAAATCATTAGATTCTTTGTTTTCCAATAGTTCCTTTTTTAATAATGAACTACTTTCTGAAAATTTAGATATACCCAAGAACTATAAAAATCTCTTTTTTGATTATTGTGAAACAAAAAATCTAAATGAAGAATTACTCAAAAATAAAAATGAAATGATACTTCTAGATAGCTTGATTACTTACAGCCGATCGTTTCTAGAAATAATTGAAGCATCGAAAAAAAAGTAG
- a CDS encoding right-handed parallel beta-helix repeat-containing protein, whose amino-acid sequence MKRYLYFALTIVFITLWSSCRKDFEFSPSTGNLEFSKDTVYLDTVFTNIGSSTYNLKVYNRSSDDISIPSLRLALGEASNYRLNVDGVSGKVFEDIPILAKDSIFIFVESTIDINNFPNPDGNYLYTDQIEFDAGSNLQKVELVTLVQDAVFIYPNRDNTTKVIETLVFNVDGKLFKSKIQGRVLLPSELTFTNEKPYVIYGFAAVPNGETLTIDAGARIHFHNDSGLMVTSGASLQVNGMYSNDRDVLENEVIFEGDRLEPNFSDKPGQWGSILLLDGSLSSSINYATIKNATTSIYCEGNPNGISDKLTITNSQIYNSSNHGIVGLNTSIAAENTVINNSGGVSFAGTLGGKYNFTHCTVANYWNNGFRQFPTIWIDNRNIGDNENVTVADLAEANFNNCIIYGNDNAEIRFEEFENESVVFNFKFTNCLIRFDDRSNEFTGPNYDFDDTNHYEGNIFNENPDFKDPSLNQFIIGAESAAINKGLPGFATQVPSDILNVNRTASPDLGAYQHIVFPEEDN is encoded by the coding sequence ATGAAGCGCTATCTATATTTCGCACTTACCATAGTTTTTATTACACTTTGGAGTTCTTGCAGAAAAGATTTTGAATTTTCACCAAGTACAGGCAACCTCGAATTTTCGAAAGACACGGTTTATTTAGACACGGTTTTTACCAATATAGGTTCCAGTACATACAACTTAAAAGTCTATAACAGAAGTAGTGACGATATTTCTATACCATCATTAAGATTAGCCTTAGGGGAAGCTTCTAATTACAGATTAAATGTGGATGGGGTTTCTGGCAAAGTTTTCGAAGATATCCCTATTTTGGCCAAGGATAGTATCTTTATTTTTGTAGAATCGACTATAGACATTAATAATTTCCCAAATCCAGATGGTAATTATTTATATACCGATCAAATTGAATTCGACGCCGGTTCTAACCTTCAAAAAGTAGAACTCGTTACCTTAGTACAAGACGCTGTGTTTATTTACCCCAATCGGGATAACACCACAAAAGTTATAGAAACCCTAGTCTTCAATGTTGACGGGAAACTATTTAAAAGCAAAATACAAGGACGAGTACTATTACCGTCTGAACTTACTTTTACCAACGAAAAACCCTATGTCATTTATGGTTTTGCAGCCGTACCAAATGGTGAAACCTTAACCATTGATGCTGGAGCCAGAATACATTTTCATAACGATTCCGGACTTATGGTTACCAGTGGCGCTTCATTACAAGTAAATGGTATGTATAGTAACGATCGGGATGTATTAGAGAATGAAGTTATTTTTGAAGGGGATCGTTTAGAGCCCAATTTTTCAGATAAACCTGGACAATGGGGAAGTATTTTGCTGTTAGACGGTAGTCTTAGTAGCTCCATAAACTACGCCACTATTAAAAATGCAACAACAAGTATTTATTGCGAAGGCAACCCAAATGGGATTTCAGATAAACTTACTATAACCAATTCTCAAATCTATAATTCCAGTAACCATGGTATAGTTGGATTAAATACATCTATAGCAGCCGAAAACACGGTTATTAATAACTCTGGAGGCGTATCTTTTGCAGGGACTTTAGGCGGTAAATACAACTTTACCCATTGCACTGTTGCTAATTATTGGAATAATGGTTTTAGACAATTTCCGACTATCTGGATAGACAATCGTAATATAGGTGACAATGAAAATGTTACAGTGGCAGATTTAGCTGAAGCTAATTTTAATAATTGCATTATTTATGGAAATGATAATGCCGAAATTAGGTTTGAGGAGTTTGAAAATGAATCCGTTGTATTTAATTTTAAATTTACCAACTGCTTAATTCGTTTTGACGACCGTAGTAATGAATTTACCGGTCCAAACTACGACTTTGATGATACCAATCATTATGAAGGAAATATTTTTAACGAGAATCCCGATTTTAAAGATCCGTCTTTAAATCAATTTATTATTGGTGCAGAATCTGCTGCCATTAATAAAGGACTCCCCGGATTTGCTACTCAAGTTCCTTCAGACATCTTGAATGTTAACAGAACAGCATCTCCCGATTTAGGAGCTTATCAGCATATTGTTTTCCCTGAGGAAGACAACTAA